One part of the Dyadobacter sp. 676 genome encodes these proteins:
- a CDS encoding TonB-dependent receptor → MQQNLYETRRARRGLRYLAGLLRPLLLSVGIMCVAVGAFAQADAKRTITGTVVSVERGDGIPGASVVIKGTSNGTTTNTEGRFSIEAAPGNTLVFSFIGYETQEVAIGNKTRIDVRLKESVSALEEVVVVGYGEMKKTDVSSSQVTVSGKDLSKTINTSLEQGLQGRAANVLVQQNSGQPGAAPSVLIRGLSSLTGTTQPLYVIDGVQIKPDNMKDDPNNRPTGFSNILSSINPDDIETINVLQGPSATAIYGAVGANGVVMITTKRGKAGEAKITFNSLVTLQAEPKHIDVMNLREYAQFRNEAAAVGGTASEPQFADPSVLGNGTDWQSALFRPTTLQKYSLGLSGGTEKTTYYLSGEYFNQNGIVEGSGFKRYNARLNLENQTRNWLKIGANMSVGITEEKVNVNNGGIIQLALDQNPSVPVTNPDGSWGGPTSTQFQFTNPVMISQIYNDYNRRTSILGSLFADVKLTKNLVWHTEANGSAEFLKYYSFHPSYTIGGYVVSQDAATSTRSVNTNNWWSLHTRLTYDLKLGRHGINLMAGHEAQQNGYESLTGTRKKFITNTIEELSGGDASVISNVSNNSGKGAGSRESYFARVNYSFNERYFLQGTYRMDGSSAFREGRRWGNFPAVSVAWRISEEPFLKSVNEINDLKLRFEIGRSGNQGSGGNAIFSTLQAVPTGWGTGFLASNFANEFLTWEKDDVINGGLDLHMFGNRVELIVDAYIKKITSLITVNSYPFTYGGDIAYSPGYLSWPAVNAGSMKNRGIGFTLNTVNIDKGGFYWKTGINLSFDRNKVTSLLNPITPVWNATSVGFKTEVGQPASMITGYVADGLFQDANDIKNHAIQTSNGQLTINPATGTWVGDTKFRDLNGDGVIDAEDRTIIGNPWPKFTLGLNNNLTYKNFELNAFLTGSFKNDILNYPRYRAEIPGNGGVFGNQWKSVANYARPSSYNPADAETVTLTNPGHAIPRIAPGDPNGNNRMNTNFIEDGSYVRLKNITISYNFPKSMLKDFFIRGLRASVGAQNLFTITKYKGYDPEVGMVNYGGTVMAGIDTGRYPSVRMYSFGLLADF, encoded by the coding sequence ATGCAACAAAATTTGTACGAAACAAGGCGGGCACGACGCGGTTTGCGTTACCTGGCCGGGTTGCTAAGGCCTCTCCTTCTCTCAGTGGGGATCATGTGTGTGGCGGTGGGTGCATTCGCACAAGCCGACGCCAAACGGACCATCACCGGTACCGTAGTTTCCGTGGAGCGCGGCGACGGGATTCCTGGCGCAAGCGTGGTGATCAAAGGTACTTCGAACGGAACCACCACCAACACGGAAGGCCGGTTCTCCATCGAAGCAGCCCCGGGTAATACGCTCGTGTTCTCGTTTATCGGGTACGAGACCCAGGAAGTGGCGATTGGTAACAAAACCAGGATCGACGTCAGGTTGAAGGAAAGCGTTTCGGCCCTCGAGGAAGTGGTGGTAGTGGGTTACGGGGAAATGAAGAAGACGGATGTTTCCAGCTCCCAGGTGACGGTCTCCGGAAAAGATCTCAGCAAAACCATCAATACTTCGCTCGAACAAGGCTTGCAGGGACGCGCGGCCAACGTGCTCGTACAGCAAAACTCGGGACAACCGGGCGCGGCGCCGTCGGTACTGATCCGCGGGTTGAGCTCGCTGACAGGTACGACGCAACCGTTATATGTGATCGACGGGGTGCAGATCAAGCCTGACAATATGAAGGACGACCCGAATAACCGTCCGACCGGCTTTTCCAATATCCTCTCGTCGATCAACCCGGACGATATCGAGACGATCAACGTGTTACAGGGGCCTTCGGCAACGGCTATTTACGGGGCGGTGGGTGCGAACGGCGTTGTTATGATCACCACCAAGCGGGGGAAAGCGGGCGAAGCCAAGATTACCTTCAACTCGCTGGTAACCTTGCAGGCGGAGCCTAAGCATATCGATGTGATGAACCTGCGGGAATATGCGCAATTCAGAAACGAGGCTGCGGCAGTAGGCGGTACTGCCTCGGAGCCTCAGTTCGCCGACCCGTCGGTTCTCGGCAATGGTACCGACTGGCAGAGTGCCTTGTTCCGGCCTACGACACTTCAGAAATATTCGCTGGGCCTGAGCGGTGGTACGGAAAAAACAACCTATTACCTCTCGGGAGAGTATTTTAACCAGAACGGTATTGTGGAAGGATCGGGCTTCAAACGCTATAATGCCCGGCTGAACCTGGAAAACCAGACCCGTAACTGGCTCAAAATAGGGGCAAATATGAGCGTGGGGATCACCGAGGAAAAAGTGAACGTAAACAACGGAGGCATTATCCAGCTGGCGCTCGACCAAAACCCGAGCGTACCAGTGACCAACCCCGACGGTAGCTGGGGCGGTCCCACTTCCACACAGTTCCAGTTTACCAACCCGGTGATGATCTCGCAGATCTATAACGACTATAACCGCCGGACATCGATCCTGGGAAGTCTTTTCGCCGATGTGAAGTTGACCAAGAACCTGGTTTGGCACACCGAAGCGAACGGAAGCGCCGAGTTTTTGAAATATTACTCATTCCACCCCTCGTATACGATCGGCGGTTATGTGGTGTCGCAGGACGCGGCTACGTCGACGCGCTCGGTGAATACCAACAACTGGTGGAGCCTGCATACCCGGCTGACTTACGATCTGAAACTGGGCCGGCATGGCATTAACCTGATGGCCGGTCACGAGGCACAGCAAAACGGGTACGAATCGCTGACCGGTACGCGTAAGAAGTTTATTACCAATACGATCGAGGAATTATCGGGCGGTGACGCATCGGTTATCTCCAATGTGAGCAATAACAGCGGCAAAGGCGCCGGGTCGCGCGAATCATATTTTGCCCGTGTGAATTACAGCTTCAACGAGCGCTATTTTTTGCAGGGGACCTACCGGATGGATGGCTCGTCGGCTTTCCGTGAAGGCCGCCGCTGGGGTAATTTCCCCGCGGTATCGGTAGCATGGCGCATTTCGGAAGAGCCTTTCCTGAAAAGTGTCAATGAGATCAACGACCTGAAACTCCGGTTCGAAATAGGCCGGTCGGGTAACCAGGGCAGCGGGGGCAATGCGATTTTCTCGACACTCCAGGCTGTGCCAACGGGCTGGGGAACGGGCTTCCTTGCCTCGAACTTCGCGAATGAGTTTCTGACCTGGGAAAAGGACGATGTGATCAACGGCGGACTGGACCTGCATATGTTCGGCAACCGCGTGGAACTGATTGTGGATGCCTATATCAAGAAAATCACCAGTCTCATTACCGTGAATTCCTATCCGTTCACTTACGGTGGCGACATCGCCTACTCGCCGGGATACCTGAGCTGGCCCGCGGTGAATGCCGGTTCGATGAAAAACCGAGGTATCGGCTTTACGCTCAACACCGTGAACATCGACAAAGGCGGCTTCTACTGGAAAACGGGTATCAACCTGTCGTTCGACCGTAACAAGGTGACATCGCTGCTCAACCCGATCACACCGGTCTGGAATGCCACTTCGGTAGGATTCAAAACCGAGGTGGGGCAACCGGCGAGCATGATCACCGGCTACGTTGCCGACGGCCTTTTCCAGGATGCCAACGATATCAAGAACCACGCGATCCAGACCTCCAACGGTCAGCTGACGATCAACCCGGCCACCGGCACCTGGGTGGGGGACACCAAATTCCGCGACCTGAACGGCGACGGCGTGATCGACGCCGAGGACCGCACGATAATCGGCAATCCGTGGCCGAAATTTACGCTCGGTTTAAATAACAACCTGACTTACAAGAATTTCGAGCTGAATGCATTCCTGACCGGCAGCTTCAAGAACGACATCCTCAATTATCCGCGTTACCGCGCGGAGATTCCGGGGAACGGCGGGGTGTTCGGGAACCAGTGGAAATCGGTGGCCAATTACGCACGGCCAAGCAGCTATAATCCGGCCGATGCGGAAACCGTTACGCTTACCAATCCGGGCCATGCCATCCCGCGCATCGCCCCGGGCGACCCGAACGGCAACAACCGGATGAACACCAATTTCATCGAGGACGGCAGCTATGTGCGTCTTAAGAACATCACGATCAGCTACAATTTTCCAAAGTCGATGCTGAAAGACTTCTTTATCAGAGGGCTGAGGGCTTCCGTTGGGGCACAGAACCTTTTTACCATTACCAAATACAAAGGTTACGATCCCGAGGTCGGGATGGTCAATTATGGCGGCACGGTAATGGCCGGTATCGACACCGGGCGTTACCCATCCGTGCGCATGTATTCATTCGGTTTACTAGCTGATTTCTAA
- a CDS encoding RagB/SusD family nutrient uptake outer membrane protein produces the protein MQFKYRLIAAIGALMLTQGCSEDFLDRPPLDALTSGNFYKTDAEILAGTAPLYNIVWFDFNDKANMAFQEARAGNLNSNDRTAYIKHAIPSTDVNTLLPGYKSFYKIIAQSNNAYKAINEAQGSTASAAVKAQGLGECRFMRATAYYYLVTNWGAVPIVYDNVAQLNEPPVRNRIEDVWKLVIRDYRFAAENLPVTAEQGRLTKYSAEGMLARMYLMRAGLNQNGKRSQSDLDSAKYYAESVITKSSLSLAPTYAELFESANHNASKNNPESLFSLQWMPVSNPWGVNNSFQAYFAYDANITGTGDGWGAAQGISADLVKYFTENPADSLRRKAIAMFDGDVYPNIQKASGGLKYNRPAALSAIKKYIIGSPADNGGLGGFMAANINSYMLRLAEIYLIYADAVLGNNASTADPKALEYFNAVRKRAGLPAKTSLTFEDIFRERRIETIFEGNSWNEIVRWFYFNPAKAIAYTAAQHKENYTMTYVAGSTNPKKYNVVYSAAEYYPLSENTLYLPFPESEIVNAPSLKNEPVAFDFSKIVD, from the coding sequence ATGCAGTTCAAATACAGACTTATAGCGGCTATCGGGGCGTTGATGCTTACGCAGGGGTGCAGCGAGGATTTTCTCGACCGCCCGCCGCTGGATGCCCTTACCTCCGGTAATTTCTACAAAACCGACGCGGAAATCCTGGCCGGTACCGCGCCATTGTACAACATCGTCTGGTTCGATTTCAACGACAAGGCCAATATGGCTTTCCAGGAAGCCCGGGCCGGTAACCTCAACTCGAACGACCGCACGGCGTACATCAAGCACGCGATCCCGTCGACCGACGTGAATACGCTTTTGCCGGGTTACAAATCATTTTACAAAATTATCGCGCAGAGCAACAATGCCTATAAGGCCATTAACGAGGCGCAGGGAAGTACGGCATCGGCCGCTGTGAAGGCGCAGGGGCTTGGCGAATGCCGGTTTATGCGGGCTACGGCTTACTATTACCTGGTAACCAACTGGGGCGCCGTGCCCATCGTGTACGACAATGTGGCGCAGCTCAATGAGCCGCCGGTCCGCAACCGCATTGAAGATGTCTGGAAACTCGTGATCCGCGATTACCGCTTTGCCGCCGAGAACCTGCCCGTTACGGCGGAACAGGGACGCCTCACCAAATATTCGGCGGAAGGGATGCTCGCGCGGATGTACCTGATGCGCGCCGGGCTTAACCAGAACGGGAAACGCAGCCAGTCGGACCTCGACAGTGCGAAGTATTATGCCGAAAGCGTGATCACCAAAAGCAGCCTGTCGCTGGCGCCCACCTACGCGGAACTTTTTGAAAGCGCCAACCATAATGCCTCGAAGAACAATCCAGAAAGCCTGTTCTCCCTGCAATGGATGCCCGTTAGCAATCCCTGGGGCGTGAACAATTCGTTCCAGGCCTATTTCGCCTACGATGCCAATATTACCGGTACAGGTGACGGCTGGGGAGCAGCTCAGGGTATTTCGGCAGACCTGGTCAAGTACTTTACCGAAAACCCGGCGGATTCCCTGCGGAGAAAAGCGATCGCGATGTTCGACGGGGATGTTTATCCGAATATCCAGAAAGCGTCGGGCGGTTTGAAATACAACCGGCCCGCTGCTCTGTCGGCTATCAAAAAGTACATCATCGGCTCGCCGGCGGACAATGGTGGTCTGGGCGGATTTATGGCGGCCAATATCAACTCGTACATGCTTCGCCTGGCCGAAATATACCTGATTTACGCCGACGCCGTGCTGGGCAATAACGCCTCGACCGCCGATCCAAAAGCACTGGAATATTTCAATGCCGTGCGCAAGCGGGCAGGTCTGCCGGCGAAAACCTCGCTGACTTTCGAGGACATTTTCCGGGAGCGACGCATCGAAACGATATTCGAGGGCAACTCCTGGAACGAGATCGTACGCTGGTTCTACTTCAATCCTGCCAAAGCCATCGCCTACACGGCTGCGCAGCATAAGGAGAACTACACCATGACCTACGTGGCAGGCTCTACCAATCCGAAGAAATACAACGTGGTTTATTCGGCCGCCGAATATTATCCGCTTTCGGAAAATACCCTGTACCTGCCATTCCCTGAAAGCGAGATCGTGAATGCGCCGTCGTTGAAAAATGAGCCGGTAGCTTTCGATTTCAGCAAAATTGTCGACTAA
- a CDS encoding glycan-binding surface protein, protein MNIQSICRTALGFLLAAGIMLGFQSCNDDDVDGAPVITNVRLLDPEKADSSLTAAEPGSLIVIQGQNLGSVLKVYFNDFEASFNSALGSNSNIIVTIPVNAPTKAVDAGVPDKIKVLTKGGEATYDFVLIAPTPVISGLYSEFVKPNGTLVINGDYFYNIKSVKVGATPLQVLSSSPKQITARMPATVPVDIITVEGEFGTAKTTFKVNDPAGHLVNFDVPATTWGAEVCWGAAPIIPATDPGAISGKFSRIKGINLPKAGYADAWVFSTCNFDFKLPAGAAADRQFKFEHNIAEPWKAGKYDITITAGGSEFVYSFQPWNSTEYASAGYQTNGWKTAVIELSEFKNAAGSTIADVSKVTDLKVLFNTPDVAIASFNGSVDNFRIVKK, encoded by the coding sequence ATGAATATCCAATCTATATGCCGGACAGCCCTGGGCTTTTTGCTGGCCGCCGGTATAATGCTGGGCTTCCAGAGCTGTAACGACGACGACGTGGATGGTGCGCCGGTGATCACCAACGTGCGCCTGCTCGATCCCGAAAAGGCCGACAGTTCGCTCACAGCGGCCGAGCCGGGCAGCCTCATAGTGATCCAGGGGCAAAACCTGGGCAGCGTGCTGAAAGTGTATTTCAACGATTTCGAAGCCAGCTTCAATTCTGCATTGGGCAGTAACTCGAACATCATCGTGACTATTCCGGTGAATGCGCCTACGAAGGCCGTGGACGCGGGCGTGCCCGACAAAATCAAAGTGCTCACTAAAGGCGGGGAGGCGACCTACGATTTCGTGCTGATAGCGCCAACGCCCGTGATTTCGGGGTTGTATTCCGAGTTTGTAAAACCGAACGGCACTCTGGTGATCAACGGGGATTATTTCTATAATATCAAATCGGTGAAAGTCGGTGCGACACCGTTGCAGGTGCTCAGCAGCTCGCCGAAGCAGATTACGGCCAGAATGCCGGCCACGGTGCCGGTGGATATCATCACGGTGGAAGGCGAATTCGGCACCGCGAAAACCACTTTTAAAGTGAACGACCCGGCGGGGCACCTGGTCAATTTCGATGTCCCGGCCACTACCTGGGGTGCGGAAGTATGCTGGGGAGCGGCGCCGATTATCCCCGCCACCGATCCCGGAGCGATCTCGGGCAAGTTTTCGCGAATTAAGGGCATCAACCTTCCCAAAGCCGGTTATGCCGATGCCTGGGTTTTCTCTACCTGCAATTTCGATTTCAAGCTCCCTGCCGGTGCCGCAGCCGACAGGCAATTCAAATTCGAGCACAACATCGCCGAACCGTGGAAGGCGGGAAAATACGACATTACCATCACCGCCGGCGGAAGCGAATTTGTATACTCGTTTCAACCCTGGAATTCTACGGAATACGCTTCGGCGGGCTATCAGACCAACGGTTGGAAGACGGCGGTGATAGAGCTTTCGGAATTTAAAAACGCGGCGGGCTCGACCATCGCCGACGTTTCCAAGGTCACCGACCTAAAAGTGTTGTTCAATACGCCGGATGTGGCTATTGCCTCGTTCAATGGCAGCGTCGACAATTTCCGTATCGTGAAAAAATAG
- a CDS encoding two-component regulator propeller domain-containing protein → MWSRCFWMVLAALAGWVGEAAAQSEKYQFARYNTEQGLSHNQVNCFLKDSRGFVWIGTANGLNRFDGYSFRVFKHNPADSSTISHHQVTAIFEDPQGFIWVNTHVGLDIYDPLSERIDRNADRAAVRFGLPDANFNRIIKTRSGDYWISHNRLGLLKYLTTAKKLVKIRFGPAEDSTGPAKRSISDFAEDAQGNLWVVCDDGFLARVDAGTHEVRIGSALLQNRNRGNLSNHKVFVDDDGEPWVYIVKAATGAFNFDFKNNVLRVAGTAGPDFRLANNAVTAMLSGPDGRIWIGTDHGGINVLDKKRKTVSTLLFDPGDPRTISQNTIQALYKDPTGMIWAGTFKKGFCAYHKNIFRFSLVRHSPGDPRSLPFDDVNVFTEDRNGNLWIGTNGGGLIHYDRAGNSFRQYRNVPGDPGSLSNDVIVSLFLDRDDVLWIGTYFGGLNRFDGRRFTRYLHAPADSTSLIDDRVWEIFEDSQRRLWVGTLADGLDLLDRRTQTFRHFRRLAPNSVRSDYISAIMEDREGNLWVGTANGIDVLIRKTGRFVHYGYRAGNPDSLSSDAVTALAQDRFGHIWIGTSEGLDRYDARRNAFVHYDSRHGLPDDAILTVVVDNMQNLWLGTPKGLANCRVSRKPDGIPAAFQVRTYNEVDGLQGRGFNENAALRLRNGELVFGGANGFSIFDPAQIADERASARMTLTDFQIFNRSVRPGELFDGDAVLEKSVSLTDRIVLKHSQNVFSIEFAALNFLHPEKNHYLYMLEGFNDRWFEADDTRKVTYTNLDPGTYTFKVKMKGTGASTERSLQVVILPPFWRTPWAYILYFLLVAGALLIARWILIERERMNFKLEQERRYAQQMHELDMMKIKFFTNVSHEFRTPLTLMLTPLENLLRNIRADHAVHRQLSLIHRNAQRLFNLVTQMLDFKKLEVEGTEFVPERGDIVRFVRQIAQTFSDLSEHKHIRYRFDSAVESRYADFDQDKLSKVMYNLLSNAFKFTPENGQVTVGLRIVPDREGEALEVRVEDSGIGIPAEAQAKVFERFYQHPMPGHIMNQGSGIGLSIAGEFVKMHGGSIRLESEPGSGSIFIVTLPLRESAARVAPVAPAAVVPVQASPVEIDLPDEKTTKNKPLILLVEDNDEFREYLKEILQRDYQVLEAGTGRAGLDITLEQIPDLIVSDVMIPEMDGIELCRTVKTDRRISHIPVVLLTARAGEEQQLQGYQTGADAYVTKPFRLDILQVRIANLIRQREQLQRHFQQHVEIRPSEVAIRSLDEQFVTTAVKAVEENLANPDFTVEELSDAMSMSRVYLYKKILSLTGKTPIEFIRIIRIRRGADLLEKSQLTVSEIAYQIGFNNPKYFAKLFREEFGMLPTEYRRQRSERE, encoded by the coding sequence ATGTGGTCTCGATGTTTCTGGATGGTTTTGGCCGCACTGGCGGGCTGGGTAGGGGAGGCTGCCGCCCAATCCGAGAAATACCAGTTTGCGCGCTACAATACGGAACAGGGACTTTCGCATAACCAGGTAAACTGTTTTCTGAAAGACAGCCGCGGCTTCGTCTGGATCGGTACAGCCAATGGCCTCAACCGCTTCGACGGCTACTCGTTCAGGGTTTTCAAGCACAACCCGGCCGATTCTTCGACTATTTCCCACCATCAGGTGACTGCCATATTCGAAGACCCGCAAGGTTTTATATGGGTCAACACCCATGTCGGGCTCGACATTTACGATCCGTTGAGCGAGCGCATCGATCGCAATGCCGACCGCGCGGCGGTGCGGTTCGGGCTTCCGGATGCCAATTTTAACCGGATCATCAAAACCCGCTCGGGCGATTACTGGATCAGCCATAACAGGCTAGGGCTGCTGAAATACCTGACTACCGCGAAAAAGCTCGTTAAAATCAGGTTCGGCCCGGCCGAGGATTCCACCGGTCCGGCCAAGCGCAGTATTTCCGATTTCGCCGAGGATGCGCAGGGCAACCTCTGGGTGGTGTGCGACGACGGTTTTCTCGCGCGCGTGGACGCGGGCACGCACGAGGTTAGGATCGGCAGCGCATTGCTGCAAAACCGGAACCGGGGTAATTTGTCCAATCACAAGGTTTTTGTCGACGACGACGGCGAACCTTGGGTGTACATTGTGAAAGCGGCCACAGGCGCATTCAATTTTGATTTTAAAAACAACGTGCTGCGTGTCGCCGGTACCGCGGGCCCGGATTTCCGGCTGGCCAACAATGCCGTAACGGCCATGCTTTCCGGCCCGGATGGCAGGATCTGGATCGGTACCGACCATGGAGGCATTAATGTGCTCGACAAAAAAAGAAAAACGGTGTCGACCCTGCTGTTTGATCCGGGCGACCCGCGGACGATCAGCCAGAATACCATCCAGGCGTTATACAAAGACCCGACAGGCATGATCTGGGCGGGGACGTTCAAGAAAGGCTTTTGCGCATATCATAAAAATATCTTCAGATTTTCGCTCGTCCGCCACTCGCCCGGTGACCCGCGCAGCTTGCCGTTTGATGATGTGAACGTGTTCACGGAAGACCGAAACGGCAATCTCTGGATAGGGACCAACGGCGGCGGGCTGATCCACTACGACCGGGCCGGCAACAGTTTCCGGCAATACCGGAATGTGCCGGGCGATCCGGGCAGTTTGAGTAACGACGTCATTGTTAGCCTGTTCCTGGATCGCGACGACGTGCTCTGGATCGGAACATACTTCGGGGGACTCAACCGGTTCGACGGCAGGCGCTTTACGCGTTACCTCCACGCCCCGGCCGATTCCACGAGCCTGATCGACGATCGCGTATGGGAGATATTCGAAGATTCACAGCGTCGTTTGTGGGTGGGGACCCTGGCCGACGGCCTGGATTTGCTCGACAGGCGCACGCAGACATTCCGTCATTTCAGGCGCCTGGCACCGAACTCCGTCAGGTCGGATTATATTTCGGCCATTATGGAAGACCGCGAGGGTAATCTTTGGGTCGGTACCGCCAACGGAATCGATGTCCTGATTCGAAAAACAGGGCGTTTTGTACACTATGGCTACCGGGCAGGCAACCCCGACAGCCTGAGCAGCGACGCTGTTACCGCATTGGCGCAGGACCGGTTCGGGCATATCTGGATCGGGACATCCGAAGGGCTCGACCGGTACGATGCCCGGCGGAATGCTTTTGTACATTACGATAGCCGCCATGGGCTACCGGACGATGCGATACTGACTGTCGTGGTGGACAATATGCAAAATTTGTGGCTGGGTACTCCCAAAGGCCTGGCCAATTGCAGGGTATCCAGGAAACCCGACGGCATACCGGCCGCATTTCAGGTGAGGACCTACAACGAAGTGGACGGATTGCAGGGACGTGGTTTCAACGAGAATGCCGCCCTTCGGCTCCGCAACGGCGAGCTGGTATTTGGCGGGGCCAACGGCTTCTCTATCTTCGACCCTGCCCAAATCGCCGATGAGCGTGCTTCTGCCAGGATGACGCTTACCGATTTTCAGATTTTTAACAGGAGCGTCCGGCCGGGAGAGTTGTTCGACGGCGATGCCGTGTTGGAAAAATCGGTGTCGCTTACGGACCGCATTGTGTTGAAACACAGCCAGAATGTGTTTTCCATCGAATTCGCCGCACTGAATTTTCTGCATCCGGAAAAAAACCATTATCTCTACATGCTCGAAGGATTCAACGACCGGTGGTTCGAGGCTGACGACACCCGCAAGGTAACTTATACAAACCTCGACCCCGGCACTTACACTTTTAAAGTCAAGATGAAAGGGACGGGCGCTTCGACCGAGCGGAGCCTTCAGGTGGTGATCCTGCCGCCGTTCTGGCGGACTCCCTGGGCTTATATCCTGTATTTTTTGCTCGTTGCGGGCGCACTTCTGATCGCGCGCTGGATATTGATCGAGCGCGAACGGATGAATTTCAAGCTCGAACAGGAGCGCCGCTACGCCCAGCAAATGCATGAGCTGGATATGATGAAGATTAAATTCTTCACCAATGTGAGCCACGAATTCCGGACACCGCTCACGCTCATGCTTACGCCCCTCGAAAACCTGCTCAGGAATATCCGGGCGGATCACGCCGTACACAGGCAGTTGTCGCTTATTCACCGAAATGCGCAGCGGCTTTTCAATCTGGTCACGCAAATGCTCGATTTCAAGAAGCTGGAAGTGGAGGGAACCGAGTTCGTGCCCGAACGGGGCGACATTGTCCGGTTTGTCCGGCAGATCGCACAAACGTTTTCCGACCTTTCCGAGCACAAGCACATCCGGTACCGGTTCGATAGCGCCGTCGAATCGAGGTATGCGGATTTCGACCAGGATAAATTATCCAAAGTGATGTACAACCTGCTTTCCAATGCATTCAAGTTCACGCCGGAAAACGGCCAGGTGACCGTCGGCTTGCGAATTGTGCCGGACCGGGAAGGCGAGGCGCTGGAAGTCAGGGTGGAGGATTCGGGTATCGGCATCCCGGCCGAAGCGCAGGCGAAGGTATTCGAAAGGTTTTACCAGCATCCCATGCCCGGCCACATCATGAACCAGGGCAGCGGTATCGGGCTCTCCATTGCGGGAGAGTTTGTTAAAATGCATGGCGGGAGTATCCGGCTGGAAAGCGAACCGGGCAGCGGAAGTATTTTTATCGTGACGTTGCCCCTGCGGGAGAGCGCGGCGCGCGTTGCGCCTGTCGCGCCCGCGGCGGTCGTCCCGGTACAGGCGTCCCCGGTTGAAATCGACCTGCCCGATGAAAAAACTACCAAAAACAAACCTCTGATACTGCTTGTCGAGGATAATGACGAGTTCCGGGAATATTTAAAAGAGATATTGCAAAGGGATTACCAGGTGCTGGAAGCGGGCACCGGGAGGGCCGGTCTCGACATTACGCTGGAACAAATCCCCGACCTGATCGTCAGCGACGTCATGATACCTGAAATGGACGGGATCGAGCTCTGCCGAACAGTCAAAACCGACCGGCGCATTTCCCACATTCCGGTGGTGTTGCTCACGGCCCGTGCCGGGGAGGAGCAACAGTTGCAAGGCTACCAGACCGGAGCCGACGCCTATGTGACCAAACCGTTCCGGCTCGATATTCTGCAGGTAAGGATTGCCAACCTCATCCGCCAGCGCGAGCAGTTGCAGCGGCATTTCCAGCAGCACGTGGAAATACGCCCAAGTGAAGTCGCCATCCGTTCGCTGGACGAACAATTCGTGACGACTGCGGTAAAAGCCGTTGAAGAAAACCTTGCGAACCCCGACTTCACGGTCGAAGAACTGAGCGATGCCATGTCGATGAGCCGGGTTTACCTCTACAAAAAAATCCTGTCGCTGACCGGCAAGACACCCATCGAATTTATCCGCATTATCCGGATCAGGCGGGGCGCGGACCTGCTTGAAAAGAGCCAGCTGACCGTCTCGGAAATCGCCTACCAAATCGGATTCAACAACCCCAAGTATTTTGCGAAACTTTTCAGGGAGGAATTCGGGATGCTACCCACAGAGTACCGCCGGCAGCGCTCGGAGAGGGAATGA